From Pelosinus fermentans DSM 17108, the proteins below share one genomic window:
- a CDS encoding energy transducer TonB translates to MTYRPRWRKAIGISIIFHILFLGVIGWLAGKAVTSIEAEPYIELELLTDASIEDSGLDEPLPNSQSASSAAPVQTMQVREKTAVSPVTPQVVAVANELAMEAVEAVASSQSASSNESTGNLSSGNDAVGNNGSGSSGTNTGSNSGGNGGRKGKIVRPQILSKVDPDYPEGARTAGLTGTVVVKIQILVNGLPGDVTISATSGHDILDAAVVAAVRKWRFVPAKDPESGASIMCYTNMPVTFRFK, encoded by the coding sequence ATGACATACCGACCACGTTGGCGTAAGGCCATTGGCATTTCTATAATTTTTCATATATTATTTTTGGGTGTTATCGGTTGGCTGGCTGGTAAGGCTGTTACATCCATAGAAGCAGAACCTTACATTGAATTAGAATTACTTACCGATGCGTCTATAGAGGATTCAGGATTAGATGAACCATTGCCAAATTCACAGAGTGCATCTAGTGCTGCTCCTGTCCAGACGATGCAAGTCCGGGAGAAGACAGCTGTTTCACCTGTTACCCCTCAGGTAGTGGCTGTGGCCAATGAGCTGGCGATGGAAGCAGTTGAAGCAGTAGCTTCATCCCAGTCTGCAAGTAGTAATGAGTCGACTGGAAATCTTTCTTCTGGCAATGACGCAGTTGGGAATAATGGGAGCGGCAGCAGTGGCACTAATACTGGCTCTAACAGTGGGGGAAATGGCGGACGAAAAGGTAAGATTGTTCGGCCGCAGATATTATCTAAGGTAGATCCTGATTATCCTGAAGGAGCGAGGACAGCTGGTTTGACGGGTACCGTAGTGGTAAAAATTCAAATTTTGGTGAATGGATTACCTGGCGATGTAACCATTAGTGCGACATCAGGACATGATATATTAGATGCTGCAGTGGTAGCAGCAGTTCGAAAATGGAGATTTGTACCAGCTAAGGACCCAGAGAGCGGCGCCAGTATTATGTGCTATACAAACATGCCAGTCACTTTTCGTTTTAAGTAG
- a CDS encoding ExbD/TolR family protein, with product MKLRSLRIEKQPELMIIPMIDIIFFLLIFFMMSTLYMVEQHTIPINLPQAAAVQKELSQNINITILQNGNIMFDQEEIPFYLLEKRISIELAKHSENIFVVRADKQAEYGQVVAVLDELKMSGAHRVAVATDRKGR from the coding sequence ATGAAATTGCGTAGCTTGCGCATTGAGAAGCAGCCAGAATTAATGATTATTCCCATGATTGATATTATCTTTTTTTTATTAATATTTTTTATGATGAGTACCTTATATATGGTAGAGCAGCATACTATTCCTATCAATTTGCCGCAAGCCGCAGCAGTACAGAAGGAACTGTCCCAGAATATTAATATTACGATTTTACAAAATGGTAATATCATGTTTGATCAAGAGGAAATTCCTTTTTACCTGTTGGAAAAACGAATTAGTATCGAGCTGGCAAAACACTCAGAAAATATATTTGTTGTACGGGCAGATAAACAAGCAGAGTATGGTCAGGTAGTGGCAGTATTGGATGAACTCAAAATGTCAGGGGCACATAGGGTGGCTGTGGCTACCGACCGGAAAGGAAGATAG
- a CDS encoding MotA/TolQ/ExbB proton channel family protein, protein MEFLSQCINLFHQGGPVMYVIAGCSLAVVAIAVERFIYFRQMSTDAQLFINKLQPLLERKKIAEAQQLCEHTPAVIGRLAAEGLEAYQKESNLEVIMEGAAALLAARLREYLNYLSSIVTLSPLLGLLGTVIGMINSFSVFNVKNGQPMAITGGIGEALVATATGLMVAIMALVVHTYFTHRLDQLVTDMEQVYTLIITRLTGNKKTRRENHEIA, encoded by the coding sequence ATGGAATTTTTATCACAATGCATTAATTTATTCCATCAGGGCGGCCCGGTCATGTATGTGATTGCAGGGTGTTCTTTGGCTGTTGTGGCAATTGCAGTGGAGCGGTTTATTTATTTCCGGCAGATGTCTACAGATGCCCAGCTGTTTATTAATAAGCTGCAGCCTTTATTAGAAAGAAAGAAAATTGCTGAGGCGCAGCAATTATGTGAACATACGCCAGCGGTAATCGGGCGTTTAGCAGCAGAAGGGTTAGAGGCTTACCAAAAGGAGAGTAACTTAGAAGTAATTATGGAAGGAGCAGCCGCTTTATTAGCAGCCAGATTAAGAGAATACTTGAATTATCTAAGTTCCATTGTTACCTTATCCCCTTTGTTAGGATTATTAGGAACCGTAATCGGTATGATTAATTCCTTTAGCGTTTTCAATGTGAAAAATGGTCAGCCTATGGCTATCACTGGCGGAATTGGCGAAGCCTTAGTGGCAACCGCTACTGGTTTAATGGTAGCGATTATGGCGTTGGTTGTCCACACCTATTTTACTCATCGATTAGATCAATTGGTTACGGATATGGAACAAGTCTATACTCTCATCATAACTCGACTGACGGGCAATAAAAAAACTCGGAGGGAAAATCATGAAATTGCGTAG
- a CDS encoding magnesium chelatase subunit D family protein: MTAKTVFPFAAVVGQDQIKKALLIAVVNPKVGGVLIAGEKGSAKSTLVRGLSQVIPNRKLIELPLNATEDMVFGSMDMEQAIITGKRQFSHGILAKAHNHILYIDEVNLLQRELSNAILDVAVSGIHVVEREGVSNSYEAQFTMIGTMNPEEGDLPPQFLDRFGLYVTVAGEKNIKDRVEILRRILAYEQNPIAFYQKYKRAGEDICQQIAAARKKVKQILISDAMMQLAAQISSQGNCAGHRAEIFLLETAKAIASLAGRHDLLPMDMQEAAAFVLPHRMRQPPEESREQHSQKKQQHDQPAQDSFNKEQSQLPDEEQSNANEPSQDRDEAPEVKSEGELEKGKRQEDTTMADLLPIGNMALDLQKRQVRQSSGKRTLAKTNTRQGRYVRSCIPTKPVTDLAFDATLRAAAPYQLTRAKSMCCINICRGDLRQKVREKRIGSTFLFVVDASGSMGARQRMKAVKGAILSMLQDAYQKRDKVGMIAFRRQTAEILLPVTRSVELAEKSLQHLPTGGKTPLAEGLYTALGMLSTMCRLEKGIEPVMVLVTDGRANAGGRAGQDAVSEALQAARLIGETGVNSLVIDTEQDFIKLGIAFTIAHALGGSYYKLDDLSAENIIHIVNGMK; the protein is encoded by the coding sequence GTGACAGCTAAAACAGTATTTCCCTTTGCTGCTGTGGTGGGACAAGATCAAATTAAAAAGGCACTATTGATTGCTGTGGTCAACCCTAAGGTGGGTGGTGTTTTGATTGCCGGAGAAAAAGGTTCTGCTAAATCCACTTTAGTACGAGGACTTTCCCAGGTCATTCCTAATAGGAAGTTGATCGAACTGCCGTTAAATGCTACGGAAGATATGGTCTTTGGCAGTATGGATATGGAGCAGGCTATCATTACCGGCAAGAGACAGTTTTCTCACGGAATTTTAGCGAAGGCTCATAATCACATATTATATATTGACGAAGTAAACTTGCTCCAGCGAGAGCTAAGTAATGCTATTTTGGATGTTGCGGTTTCTGGTATTCATGTAGTAGAGCGAGAGGGAGTTTCCAATTCATATGAAGCGCAGTTTACCATGATAGGTACGATGAATCCGGAAGAGGGCGATTTGCCGCCCCAGTTCTTAGATCGTTTTGGCTTATATGTAACCGTAGCAGGTGAAAAAAATATAAAAGACCGCGTCGAGATATTACGACGTATTTTAGCTTACGAACAGAATCCCATAGCTTTTTATCAGAAATATAAAAGAGCGGGAGAAGATATCTGTCAACAGATCGCAGCAGCCCGCAAGAAAGTAAAGCAGATACTGATCTCAGATGCGATGATGCAATTAGCAGCACAGATTTCTTCCCAAGGAAATTGTGCCGGTCATCGGGCAGAAATTTTCTTGCTGGAAACAGCAAAAGCCATTGCTTCACTAGCGGGACGTCATGATCTCTTGCCCATGGATATGCAAGAAGCTGCAGCCTTTGTGCTGCCTCATCGCATGCGCCAGCCGCCTGAAGAGTCAAGAGAACAGCATTCTCAAAAAAAGCAACAGCATGATCAGCCAGCGCAGGATTCCTTCAATAAAGAGCAATCCCAGTTGCCTGATGAAGAGCAGTCTAATGCTAACGAACCATCCCAGGATAGGGATGAAGCGCCAGAAGTGAAGAGTGAAGGGGAACTGGAGAAGGGGAAAAGGCAGGAAGATACAACCATGGCTGATCTGCTGCCCATAGGGAATATGGCGCTGGATTTACAGAAACGCCAAGTGAGGCAGAGCAGCGGCAAACGTACTTTGGCTAAGACCAATACGAGGCAGGGGCGGTATGTGCGCTCTTGTATACCCACCAAACCAGTAACAGATCTTGCATTTGATGCTACCTTGCGTGCGGCTGCACCCTATCAGTTGACGCGAGCTAAAAGTATGTGTTGTATCAATATTTGCCGGGGAGATTTGCGGCAAAAGGTACGTGAGAAGCGAATTGGCAGTACTTTCTTATTTGTAGTGGATGCCAGTGGTTCTATGGGAGCCAGACAACGCATGAAAGCGGTTAAGGGAGCTATCTTATCCATGCTCCAAGATGCGTATCAGAAACGAGACAAAGTCGGTATGATTGCTTTTCGCAGGCAGACCGCTGAAATTCTTTTGCCTGTTACCCGCAGTGTAGAGTTGGCAGAAAAGTCTTTGCAGCATTTGCCTACAGGGGGCAAAACGCCTTTGGCAGAAGGATTGTATACAGCTCTTGGGATGCTTAGCACCATGTGCCGACTAGAAAAGGGTATAGAGCCTGTCATGGTACTAGTGACAGATGGCCGCGCCAATGCCGGGGGAAGAGCAGGACAAGATGCTGTCAGTGAGGCTTTGCAGGCAGCTCGCCTAATTGGTGAGACCGGAGTCAACAGTTTAGTGATTGACACTGAACAAGATTTTATTAAGCTGGGGATTGCTTTTACTATTGCTCATGCATTAGGTGGTTCGTATTACAAGCTGGATGACTTGTCAGCTGAAAATATTATTCACATTGTAAATGGTATGAAATGA
- a CDS encoding ATP-binding protein, with the protein MRHSAIYPFTAIVGQEDMKLALILNVINPSLGGVLIKGEKGTAKSTAVRALADLLPAMETVKDCKFHCDPQDNNQLCGICQESLASHKQLVVQAAKMRVVELPVSATEDRVVGTLDIEYAIKHGEKKFEPGILAQANRNILYVDEINLLDDHVVDVLLDAAAMGVNRVEREGVSYVHPARFVLVGTMNPEEGDIRPQLLDRFGLSVIVSGEHDPDKRVEVIKRRLAYEANPDKFLQLYQEEQETLAQQIIQARQLFPTVSIEDELLTLVAKIAIALEVDGHRADIAVIKTALTLAAFAGRITVTSSDIQEAARFALPHRMRRRPFEEGILDWKKVEALFGDQ; encoded by the coding sequence TTGAGACATTCTGCTATTTATCCCTTTACCGCTATTGTGGGACAAGAGGATATGAAGTTGGCATTGATTTTAAATGTGATTAATCCATCTTTGGGTGGGGTACTAATCAAAGGGGAGAAAGGTACGGCAAAGTCAACGGCTGTAAGAGCATTAGCCGATTTACTGCCAGCGATGGAAACAGTGAAAGATTGTAAATTTCATTGTGATCCTCAAGATAATAATCAATTATGTGGAATTTGCCAGGAGAGCCTTGCATCTCATAAGCAGTTAGTGGTGCAGGCTGCTAAAATGCGAGTTGTGGAATTGCCTGTGAGTGCTACAGAAGATCGAGTAGTAGGGACATTAGATATTGAATATGCAATTAAACATGGCGAAAAGAAGTTTGAGCCTGGCATTTTAGCTCAGGCAAACCGCAATATTTTATATGTAGATGAAATCAATCTACTGGACGATCATGTAGTAGATGTGCTGTTGGATGCAGCTGCTATGGGAGTGAATCGGGTAGAGCGGGAAGGCGTTTCCTACGTTCATCCTGCCAGATTTGTTTTGGTGGGAACGATGAATCCGGAAGAAGGAGATATCAGGCCTCAATTATTAGATCGTTTTGGATTATCCGTGATCGTGTCTGGTGAACATGATCCAGATAAGAGGGTAGAAGTAATTAAACGCCGTTTGGCCTATGAAGCAAATCCGGACAAATTCCTGCAGCTGTATCAGGAAGAACAGGAAACGTTAGCCCAGCAAATCATTCAGGCACGTCAGCTATTTCCGACTGTATCGATTGAAGATGAATTGCTTACATTGGTAGCAAAAATCGCAATTGCCTTAGAGGTGGATGGTCATCGTGCCGACATAGCTGTAATTAAAACGGCCTTAACCCTAGCCGCCTTTGCTGGACGTATTACGGTTACTTCTAGTGATATTCAAGAAGCAGCTCGGTTCGCGCTGCCTCATCGTATGAGACGCCGTCCTTTTGAAGAGGGAATATTAGATTGGAAAAAAGTAGAGGCATTATTTGGTGATCAATAA
- a CDS encoding ABC transporter ATP-binding protein encodes MTQEIITARNTSIVLGGKTILENITCSISAGEFVGIIGPNGAGKSTLLLALRGFVPLAAGEVQLAGRPITTLSDKELARHVAYMQQEVNVGFGFTALEVVLTGRYPYLKWWQHEQAEDKAIAHRYMEFTGVEALADKPVHLMSGGEKQRVLLAKVLAQETPLIFLDEPTASLDLVYQEEIFRYCQLISKQGKTVLIVAHDLKLAAKFCSRLLLLAENTMIADGPPEKVITKENLQAAYGLHAAVFMNKITGNLDIHTYAAADYNPNKDTNVHIICGGGSGEKIIRLLYERGYRLTLGVIQPGDADANAAEAFHLPCLLGQPFSSIDELSAQENRKKISAADWVVLSDLTYGEQNIDNLQAAFMAKKLIVIEDTPIEKRDFLEGQAIELYAKLVEMPQVTVMTFPQFITSLEKN; translated from the coding sequence ATGACACAGGAAATCATAACCGCCCGTAATACTAGTATTGTGCTTGGTGGAAAGACAATTTTGGAGAATATTACCTGCAGTATAAGTGCTGGAGAATTTGTGGGGATTATTGGTCCCAATGGAGCAGGCAAAAGTACCTTGCTCCTTGCTCTGCGTGGTTTTGTGCCTTTAGCTGCAGGTGAGGTACAGTTAGCAGGCCGCCCCATTACAACCTTGTCTGATAAGGAACTGGCTCGTCATGTTGCCTATATGCAGCAGGAAGTAAATGTAGGTTTTGGTTTTACGGCCTTAGAAGTGGTTTTAACTGGGCGTTATCCATATCTAAAATGGTGGCAGCATGAGCAGGCTGAGGATAAAGCAATAGCCCATCGATATATGGAGTTTACAGGAGTAGAAGCATTAGCGGATAAACCGGTCCATTTGATGTCAGGCGGTGAGAAACAGCGTGTTTTATTGGCCAAAGTTCTGGCACAAGAAACGCCGCTTATTTTTTTAGATGAGCCAACGGCTAGTCTGGATTTGGTCTACCAGGAAGAAATATTTCGTTATTGTCAATTGATCTCAAAGCAAGGGAAAACGGTATTGATAGTAGCGCATGATTTAAAATTAGCAGCTAAATTCTGCTCCCGGCTGCTGCTATTGGCAGAGAACACAATGATTGCGGACGGCCCTCCAGAGAAGGTGATTACCAAAGAAAATTTACAAGCTGCTTATGGTTTGCATGCTGCTGTATTTATGAATAAAATAACTGGTAATTTAGATATCCACACCTATGCTGCTGCTGATTATAATCCCAATAAAGATACGAATGTTCATATTATTTGCGGTGGGGGATCAGGGGAAAAAATTATTCGTTTGCTTTATGAAAGGGGCTATCGTCTGACCCTTGGTGTAATACAGCCAGGTGATGCGGATGCTAATGCAGCAGAAGCCTTTCATCTGCCTTGCCTGCTGGGGCAGCCTTTTTCAAGCATTGATGAACTGTCAGCACAAGAAAATCGCAAAAAAATCAGTGCGGCGGATTGGGTGGTATTGTCAGATTTAACCTATGGGGAACAAAATATTGATAATTTACAAGCTGCTTTTATGGCTAAAAAATTAATTGTGATTGAGGATACACCAATTGAAAAACGGGATTTCCTTGAGGGGCAAGCCATTGAATTATATGCAAAATTAGTAGAAATGCCCCAAGTTACGGTGATGACATTTCCACAGTTTATTACATCACTGGAGAAAAATTGA
- a CDS encoding FecCD family ABC transporter permease, whose protein sequence is MRETILKKTQGNRAKKAWKIMVVLSIVLLGMIVFSISWGTITVPWEDTLAIIGQHVPVISGYFPSVNAEFQAVVWNIRLPRVLVGVLVGAALGVSGAVMQGVFGNPLADPGIIGVSSGASFGAVSAIALGLTSFSIFIMPMFALVGALAAVSATVFLSMSRGKIPVMTLLLSGVAVSMLMGALTSGILTLMNEYRVREYLFWVVGGLDYRRWEHVYLAVGPILIGLIVLCLLARHLNVLVLGEQEARSVGVPVVALRLLLLFVAAATTAMAVCVSGTIGFVGLIVPHIMRIIVGPEHRWLLPSSALAGALFLVFCDTLGRMIFPPNEIRVGIMTALLGAPYFLYLLRKTQQSGGIS, encoded by the coding sequence ATGAGAGAAACAATACTAAAGAAGACACAAGGGAATCGGGCTAAAAAGGCATGGAAGATTATGGTGGTACTTAGTATCGTATTACTTGGTATGATCGTGTTTTCTATATCTTGGGGGACCATAACGGTGCCATGGGAAGATACACTAGCAATTATTGGACAGCATGTACCCGTGATTAGCGGATATTTCCCCTCGGTTAATGCTGAATTTCAGGCTGTCGTGTGGAATATCCGTTTGCCCCGGGTACTCGTAGGGGTGTTAGTGGGAGCCGCATTAGGTGTATCGGGAGCTGTTATGCAGGGGGTATTTGGTAACCCTCTGGCTGATCCGGGAATTATTGGTGTTTCCAGTGGAGCATCTTTTGGAGCTGTTTCAGCCATTGCTCTTGGTCTTACGTCTTTTAGTATATTTATTATGCCGATGTTTGCGTTAGTGGGAGCCCTTGCAGCAGTGAGCGCAACGGTTTTTTTATCCATGTCACGGGGAAAAATTCCTGTGATGACCTTATTGTTGTCAGGAGTAGCCGTCAGTATGTTAATGGGGGCTTTAACATCCGGAATTTTGACTTTAATGAATGAATATCGGGTACGAGAATATTTGTTTTGGGTGGTAGGGGGCTTGGACTATCGACGCTGGGAACATGTTTATCTGGCAGTCGGTCCAATTCTTATCGGCCTGATTGTTTTATGCTTGCTGGCACGGCATTTGAATGTTCTTGTACTAGGCGAGCAAGAAGCTCGATCCGTAGGAGTGCCTGTAGTTGCATTACGCCTGCTTTTATTATTTGTGGCTGCTGCTACGACGGCGATGGCCGTATGTGTGAGCGGTACCATTGGCTTTGTCGGTTTAATTGTACCTCATATTATGCGAATTATAGTGGGACCGGAGCATCGCTGGCTGCTGCCAAGCAGTGCTTTAGCAGGTGCTTTGTTCTTAGTGTTCTGTGATACCTTAGGACGAATGATTTTTCCTCCTAATGAAATTCGTGTAGGTATTATGACAGCGTTGCTGGGAGCCCCTTACTTCTTATATCTGCTGCGTAAAACCCAGCAGTCTGGAGGAATCTCATGA
- a CDS encoding ABC transporter substrate-binding protein, whose amino-acid sequence MKKLSFIALLLSCCLLLVVGCSSNQQQDAPKTGGYEVQDFQGHVIKLPHKPSRIVSLSLGTDEILVDLVPLERILALTYLADDPEISNVSEQAKLVSKKVKANPETIIALQPDVLFIADWQPIELIQTIRDAGVPVYVYRTPSTIEDVKHVIGEIAHVVGEEEMGQQMVTQMENQLGTIQKSLEKVSSEERKTVVLFSLMGGIGGQGSLFDDICRYAGVVNGASKVGVGKNEMMSKEQIIAANPDVFIMPTWNYNGKTNVEDFKAGVRDDPAFQSLRAIKEEQLFMVPDRHLSSSSQYIVQGVVDVAKAAYPQYNP is encoded by the coding sequence ATGAAAAAATTATCGTTTATTGCTTTACTCTTAAGTTGCTGCCTTCTGCTAGTTGTTGGCTGCAGTTCTAACCAACAGCAGGATGCACCTAAAACAGGAGGCTATGAAGTACAGGATTTTCAAGGTCATGTAATAAAACTTCCTCATAAACCCAGCCGAATTGTGTCCTTGTCTTTGGGGACAGATGAGATACTGGTGGACTTGGTTCCTTTGGAGCGCATTTTAGCTTTAACCTATTTGGCAGATGACCCGGAAATATCCAATGTAAGTGAACAGGCTAAATTGGTATCAAAAAAGGTGAAGGCCAATCCGGAGACCATTATCGCATTACAGCCAGACGTATTATTTATTGCTGACTGGCAGCCTATAGAATTGATTCAAACCATTCGTGACGCAGGAGTTCCTGTCTATGTATATAGAACACCGAGCACAATTGAGGACGTAAAACATGTGATTGGAGAAATTGCCCATGTTGTTGGAGAAGAAGAGATGGGACAGCAAATGGTAACCCAAATGGAGAATCAATTAGGAACGATCCAAAAATCATTGGAGAAAGTCAGTTCTGAGGAGCGGAAAACGGTAGTCCTTTTCTCCTTAATGGGAGGAATCGGAGGACAAGGCAGCTTATTTGATGATATCTGCCGATATGCAGGTGTCGTGAATGGGGCAAGTAAAGTAGGCGTTGGTAAGAATGAAATGATGTCTAAAGAACAAATTATAGCTGCCAATCCCGATGTTTTTATTATGCCAACTTGGAATTATAATGGTAAAACCAACGTAGAGGACTTTAAAGCGGGGGTACGAGATGATCCCGCATTTCAAAGTCTGAGAGCAATCAAAGAAGAGCAGCTATTTATGGTTCCCGATCGTCATTTAAGCTCTTCATCACAATATATTGTACAAGGAGTAGTGGACGTTGCTAAGGCAGCTTATCCTCAATATAACCCATGA
- a CDS encoding sugar phosphate isomerase/epimerase family protein produces the protein MLQLVNLSNYASDLELIHNNPVCLEAFLNHHHLDGLEMMFCDSWNPRVHKKQWIQGVHLRFWPNWLDFWRGDREELLRQFGSDAQIEACYGALTREGWLNVYRENLRIAKMAGAKYVVFHVSQTRIPELFHWQFSFSDRQIIEATIEVINELAQSIPGDMELLFENLWWPGLTLKDKELTALLLDSVKHPKAGIMLDIGHLMNTNPELKDQDDGVDYVLKIVDNLEEYKHYIHGVHLHHSLSGNYIKQSRGTAMPQEDILAAAMSHVLRIDEHLPFSSPCVKKIINSVQPTYVVHEFMYTSINDWSEKIRIQQQALQYKER, from the coding sequence ATGTTACAACTTGTGAATTTATCCAATTATGCATCTGATCTGGAACTCATTCATAATAACCCTGTATGCTTAGAAGCTTTTTTGAATCATCATCATTTAGATGGTTTAGAAATGATGTTTTGTGATTCTTGGAATCCACGTGTCCATAAGAAGCAGTGGATACAGGGGGTGCATCTGCGTTTTTGGCCGAACTGGCTGGATTTCTGGCGAGGAGACAGGGAGGAACTGCTTAGACAATTTGGCAGTGATGCACAAATTGAAGCTTGTTACGGTGCTTTGACCCGTGAAGGCTGGCTAAATGTCTATCGTGAGAATCTTCGTATTGCTAAAATGGCAGGTGCCAAGTATGTCGTCTTTCATGTCAGCCAGACACGAATTCCAGAGTTGTTTCATTGGCAGTTTAGCTTCTCTGACCGACAAATCATTGAAGCTACGATTGAGGTGATTAATGAGCTGGCCCAGAGCATACCAGGGGATATGGAATTATTATTTGAAAATTTGTGGTGGCCAGGGTTAACTTTGAAGGATAAAGAACTTACAGCGTTGTTACTTGATAGTGTAAAACATCCCAAGGCAGGGATTATGCTGGATATCGGTCATTTGATGAATACGAATCCAGAACTAAAGGATCAGGATGATGGTGTAGATTATGTACTGAAAATAGTTGATAACCTTGAAGAATATAAACATTATATTCATGGTGTGCATTTGCATCATTCCTTGTCTGGGAATTATATCAAACAGAGTAGAGGCACAGCTATGCCCCAAGAGGATATTTTGGCAGCTGCCATGAGTCATGTGCTGCGCATCGACGAGCATTTACCCTTTAGTTCTCCCTGCGTGAAGAAGATTATAAATAGTGTGCAACCTACATACGTAGTACATGAGTTTATGTATACATCGATCAATGATTGGTCTGAAAAAATCAGGATTCAGCAGCAGGCCTTGCAATATAAGGAGCGTTAA